The following are encoded together in the Streptomyces sp. NBC_00341 genome:
- a CDS encoding TetR/AcrR family transcriptional regulator translates to MTGDTRRGYAKGRAKRVEILDQAMAIFGEAGYRGASLRVIATRCGISHPGLLHHFPTKQSLLLAVLEHRDEVDSEWLALGSPKSVGRLRRLVDLAALNAERRGIVELFSVLAAEATSADHPAHAYFVERYRTSLLSTAVSYREALDEGALRAGIDPDEAAQQLIALMDGLQVQWLISGCVTDMAGVLRAHVQAQLTVGL, encoded by the coding sequence ATGACCGGCGACACACGGCGTGGCTACGCCAAGGGCCGGGCCAAACGCGTGGAGATCCTCGACCAGGCCATGGCCATCTTCGGTGAGGCCGGCTACCGGGGCGCGTCGTTGCGGGTGATCGCCACCCGCTGCGGGATCTCGCATCCCGGTCTGCTGCACCACTTCCCGACCAAGCAGTCGCTGCTGCTCGCGGTGCTGGAGCACCGCGACGAGGTGGACTCCGAATGGCTCGCCCTCGGCAGTCCGAAGAGCGTCGGCCGGCTGCGCAGGCTCGTCGACCTCGCCGCGCTGAACGCCGAACGCCGGGGGATCGTCGAGCTGTTCTCCGTACTCGCCGCAGAGGCGACCTCCGCCGACCACCCGGCCCACGCCTACTTCGTGGAGCGCTACCGCACCTCATTGCTCTCCACGGCCGTCTCCTACCGGGAGGCGCTGGACGAGGGCGCGCTGCGTGCCGGGATCGACCCCGACGAGGCGGCGCAGCAACTGATCGCGCTGATGGACGGACTCCAGGTCCAGTGGCTCATCAGCGGCTGCGTGACGGACATGGCCGGTGTGCTGCGGGCCCATGTGCAGGCGCAGTTGACCGTGGGGCTGTGA
- a CDS encoding carbohydrate kinase family protein — translation MVVGGSGVDTIVRVDTLPVPLADSVMVGPIQEWAGQTGGNVALGARALGLDVALLDCIGDDPTGALVRERLAEGDVEFHPLISAAGTRRAVNLVDAKGRRMSFYDARDPAELRMPRDFYLPRLRRTRHVHLSITGFTRFLYDDIEALGVPVSTDLHDWDGLAEHQREFALRSDLVFFSAASTGDRAPALMRRILREGRARTVVATAGAEGSWFLTRDGGPDPYHVPATVPPAPVVDTNGAGDAFVTGFLYGRLEGRDVHDCARLGAVAGAYACTGPGSTALIGRDALLAAGRDGS, via the coding sequence GTGGTGGTAGGCGGCAGCGGGGTGGACACGATCGTCCGCGTCGACACCCTGCCGGTCCCCCTCGCCGACTCCGTCATGGTGGGTCCGATCCAGGAGTGGGCCGGGCAGACCGGGGGCAATGTGGCCCTCGGCGCGCGGGCGCTCGGTCTGGACGTGGCCCTGCTCGACTGCATCGGCGACGATCCGACCGGCGCCCTGGTGCGCGAACGGCTGGCCGAGGGGGACGTGGAGTTCCATCCGCTGATCTCCGCGGCGGGCACCCGGCGCGCGGTGAACCTGGTGGACGCGAAGGGCCGCCGGATGTCGTTCTACGACGCCCGGGACCCTGCGGAGCTGCGGATGCCGCGGGACTTCTACCTGCCCCGGCTGCGGCGCACCCGCCATGTCCACCTGTCCATCACGGGCTTCACCAGATTCCTGTACGACGACATCGAGGCCCTCGGTGTCCCCGTCTCCACCGATCTGCACGACTGGGACGGACTGGCCGAGCACCAGCGGGAGTTCGCCCTGCGGTCCGATCTCGTCTTCTTCAGCGCCGCGTCCACGGGCGACCGCGCCCCCGCGCTGATGCGGCGGATCCTGCGGGAGGGCCGCGCGCGGACCGTGGTCGCCACGGCGGGGGCCGAGGGCTCCTGGTTCCTCACCCGGGACGGCGGACCGGACCCGTACCACGTCCCGGCGACCGTGCCGCCCGCCCCGGTGGTGGACACCAACGGGGCCGGCGACGCGTTCGTCACCGGCTTCCTGTACGGGAGGCTGGAGGGCAGGGACGTCCACGACTGCGCGCGGCTGGGCGCGGTGGCGGGTGCCTACGCCTGCACGGGTCCCGGCTCGACCGCCCTCATCGGCCGGGACGCTCTACTGGCGGCCGGACGCGACGGCTCGTAG
- a CDS encoding SpoIIE family protein phosphatase, which yields MRTGLGDARRAAVRRSSENGLVDVLGTAAMMLDTEGRIVLWSPQAERLLGYTPQEALGRFAARVLVDEEHFELVLRLFSEVMNSGETWAGSFPVRCKDGTSRLLEFRNMRLQDDRGDFFALGLATDGATLRQVERDLALSVRLVDQSPIGLAVLGSDLRYLAANPALERMNGLSAAEHLGRRVGEALPFLDAEVVEAAMREVLKSGVPQVGHQVEGRTAADPETDRAWSMSLYRLEDSGGQVLGLAVSLIDMTDHHRAEAEADRARHRLALVADASVRIGTTLDLEQTARELAEVTVPELADVAAVDVLDSVLKGRPSQTEGPALIQALAVVAARPTPVVEAADPPGHAAHYGADRLITRCVRTAQPVRVPYLDAEALSRVARDSRSAGLLAEAGAHSYLAVPLIARGEVLGAIDLIRTDNPLPFTEDDEVLACELAARAAVCIDNARLFRQQRETALTLQRSMLPHNHHAPAGLEVASRYRPAASRYEVGGDWFDVIPLRDGGTALVVGDVMGSGINAATTMGRLRTATQTLSRIGLRPAEVLGHLDEITADLDPWFATCVYVVYDPVHDSCRVSTAGHLPPVLIPAGGPPRLLDLPAGAPLGVGGVPFSDVTFDLGPGDRLVLYTDGLVETRDQDIDTRLAALRELLREPDASLEASCDRLLRKLRDPSHHDDVALLMARVRD from the coding sequence ATGCGGACCGGCTTGGGCGACGCCCGCCGGGCAGCGGTGCGCCGCTCTTCCGAGAACGGTCTGGTGGACGTCCTCGGGACGGCCGCGATGATGCTCGACACCGAGGGCCGCATCGTGCTGTGGAGCCCGCAGGCCGAGCGGCTGCTGGGCTACACGCCGCAGGAGGCGCTGGGCCGGTTCGCCGCCCGCGTCCTGGTCGACGAGGAACACTTCGAGCTGGTGCTGAGGCTGTTCTCGGAGGTGATGAACAGCGGCGAGACCTGGGCGGGGAGCTTCCCCGTACGGTGCAAGGACGGCACCAGCCGGCTGCTGGAGTTCCGCAACATGCGGCTGCAGGACGACCGGGGTGACTTCTTCGCGCTGGGGCTGGCCACGGACGGGGCGACGCTGCGGCAGGTGGAGCGCGATCTGGCGCTGTCCGTGCGCCTGGTCGACCAGTCCCCGATCGGCCTGGCGGTCCTGGGCAGCGATCTGCGGTATCTGGCGGCCAACCCCGCGCTGGAGCGGATGAACGGTCTGAGCGCGGCCGAGCACCTCGGGCGCCGGGTCGGGGAGGCGCTGCCCTTCCTCGACGCCGAAGTGGTCGAGGCGGCGATGCGCGAGGTCCTGAAGAGCGGTGTGCCGCAGGTGGGCCATCAGGTGGAGGGCCGTACCGCGGCCGATCCGGAGACCGACCGCGCCTGGTCGATGTCGCTGTACCGGCTGGAGGACTCCGGTGGCCAGGTACTGGGGCTCGCCGTCTCGCTCATCGACATGACCGACCACCACCGGGCGGAGGCCGAGGCGGACCGGGCCCGGCACCGGCTGGCACTGGTCGCGGACGCCTCGGTGCGCATCGGGACCACCCTGGACCTGGAGCAGACCGCGCGGGAGCTGGCCGAGGTCACGGTTCCCGAGCTGGCCGACGTCGCGGCGGTCGATGTCCTGGACAGTGTGCTGAAGGGCCGTCCCAGCCAAACCGAGGGCCCGGCCCTCATCCAGGCACTGGCCGTCGTCGCGGCCCGGCCGACGCCGGTCGTCGAGGCGGCGGATCCACCGGGTCACGCGGCCCACTACGGAGCGGACCGGCTGATCACGCGCTGCGTGCGTACGGCCCAACCGGTGCGGGTGCCGTATCTCGACGCGGAGGCGCTGTCGCGCGTCGCCCGCGACAGCCGCTCCGCGGGGCTGCTGGCCGAGGCCGGTGCGCACTCCTACCTGGCGGTGCCGCTGATCGCCCGGGGCGAGGTCCTGGGCGCCATCGACCTCATACGGACGGACAATCCGCTGCCGTTCACCGAGGACGACGAGGTGCTCGCCTGTGAGCTGGCCGCCCGCGCGGCGGTCTGTATCGACAACGCCCGGCTGTTCCGGCAACAGCGGGAGACCGCCCTCACCCTCCAGCGCAGCATGCTCCCGCACAACCACCACGCCCCGGCCGGGCTGGAGGTGGCGTCCCGCTACCGGCCGGCCGCCTCGCGGTACGAGGTCGGCGGCGACTGGTTCGACGTCATCCCGCTGCGGGACGGCGGGACCGCTCTGGTGGTCGGTGACGTCATGGGCAGCGGTATCAACGCGGCCACCACGATGGGGCGGCTGCGGACCGCCACCCAGACGCTGTCCAGGATAGGTCTGCGGCCCGCGGAGGTGCTCGGGCACCTCGACGAGATCACGGCCGATCTGGACCCGTGGTTCGCCACCTGCGTCTACGTCGTGTACGACCCGGTCCACGACAGCTGCCGGGTGAGCACCGCCGGACATCTGCCACCGGTACTGATCCCGGCCGGGGGCCCGCCCCGGCTGCTCGATCTGCCGGCCGGGGCGCCGCTGGGCGTGGGCGGTGTTCCGTTCAGCGACGTCACGTTCGACCTGGGACCGGGCGACCGGCTCGTCCTGTACACGGACGGTCTGGTCGAGACCCGTGACCAGGACATAGACACCCGGTTGGCCGCCCTGCGGGAACTGCTCCGCGAGCCGGACGCCTCGCTGGAGGCGTCCTGCGACCGGCTGCTGCGCAAGCTCCGGGACCCCAGCCACCACGACGACGTGGCGTTGCTGATGGCCCGGGTGCGCGACTGA
- a CDS encoding WhiB family transcriptional regulator, translating into MQNWRERAACRDEDPDLFFPIGATGPALVQTEDAKAVCHGCPVRAECLRWALENGQDTGVWGGLDETERRALKRRSRRRAKEYG; encoded by the coding sequence ATGCAGAACTGGCGCGAGCGGGCGGCTTGCCGCGACGAGGACCCGGACCTGTTCTTCCCCATCGGGGCCACCGGCCCCGCGCTCGTACAGACCGAGGACGCCAAGGCGGTGTGCCACGGCTGCCCCGTGCGGGCCGAGTGCCTGCGCTGGGCCCTGGAGAACGGCCAGGACACCGGCGTGTGGGGCGGTCTGGACGAGACCGAGCGGCGCGCGCTGAAGCGGCGCAGCCGCCGACGGGCCAAGGAGTACGGCTGA
- a CDS encoding YkvA family protein, with the protein MDTTAWLVIGAVLALLTVGIAVVLLVRVFRARKLLVDAGIPLQNKALVWAAVIYTVSPVDLLPDPVYLDDIGFLMLALRSLHAAARAAGVGGRTERPAESTRLVP; encoded by the coding sequence ATGGACACCACGGCCTGGCTCGTCATCGGCGCGGTTCTCGCGCTGCTCACCGTAGGTATCGCCGTCGTCCTCCTGGTGCGGGTGTTCCGGGCCAGGAAACTGCTGGTCGACGCCGGTATACCGCTGCAGAACAAGGCGCTGGTCTGGGCGGCGGTGATCTACACCGTGTCACCTGTCGACCTGCTGCCCGACCCCGTATACCTCGACGACATCGGCTTCCTGATGCTGGCGCTGCGCTCCCTGCACGCCGCCGCGCGGGCTGCCGGGGTCGGTGGCCGCACCGAGCGGCCGGCCGAGTCCACCCGGCTCGTGCCGTAG
- a CDS encoding discoidin domain-containing protein, which produces MHRPSAALPARPRTGTLLITLLALLASSLVMLTATSARAADSLLSQGKTATASSHEGDGYAASAAVDGDTTGTRWASEWSDPQWIQVDLGATADLSRVVLTWESAYGKAYRIEASDNGSDWRTLKTVTDGDGGTDELAVSGSGRYVRMYGTARPGGYGYSLWEFQVYGSTDGTPPATGGAVRVTGSQGNWQLTVDGKPYQVKGLTWGPSVADAARYLPDLKSMGVNTIRTWGTDGSSKPLLDEAAANGIRVVSGFWLQPGGGPGSGGCVNYLTDDAYKASSLTEFAKWVDTYKNHPGVLMWNVGNESVLGLQNCYSGDELEKQRNAYTTFVNDVAKKIHTIDPNHPVTSTDAWTGAWPYYKRNAPDLDLYSVNSYGDICGVRGAWESGGYTKPYIITEGGPAGEWEVPDDANGVPDEPTDVQKAEGYTKAWNCITAHQGVALGATLFHYGTEHDFGGVWFNVVPDGKKRLSYYALKKAYKGSTAGDNTPPVISNMKVQNANGAPAGKEFTVGADIRDPDNDALTYKIYLSGNYATGDKALVEADWRSTGNGTFAVKAPERLGVWKVYIQAEDGHGNAGIETKSVKVVVPPVTGTNVALGRPATATSAQAGSTGCPCTPAMAVDGRTDTRWASDWSDPQSIQVDLGERKSFRHLQLVWDPAYAKSYEVLVSDDGSNWRSVYSTTSGNGDADDLDIAQTARYVKLSLTQRGTAWGYSLWEFGIYS; this is translated from the coding sequence GTGCACAGACCTAGCGCAGCCCTGCCCGCGAGACCGCGAACGGGCACGCTGTTGATCACGCTTCTCGCGCTTCTCGCGTCGTCGCTCGTGATGCTCACGGCGACCTCCGCCCGAGCCGCCGATTCCCTGCTCTCCCAGGGGAAAACCGCCACCGCCTCCTCCCACGAGGGGGACGGTTACGCGGCGTCGGCGGCCGTGGACGGGGATACGACCGGCACCCGCTGGGCCAGTGAATGGAGCGACCCGCAGTGGATCCAGGTGGACCTGGGCGCCACCGCGGACCTGAGCAGGGTCGTCCTGACCTGGGAGTCCGCCTACGGCAAGGCGTACCGGATCGAGGCGTCCGACAACGGATCGGACTGGCGCACGCTCAAGACCGTCACCGACGGCGACGGCGGCACCGACGAACTGGCCGTCTCCGGATCCGGACGGTACGTCAGGATGTACGGCACCGCCCGCCCCGGCGGATACGGCTACTCCCTCTGGGAGTTCCAGGTGTACGGCAGCACCGACGGCACACCGCCCGCCACCGGCGGCGCGGTCCGGGTCACCGGCTCGCAGGGCAACTGGCAGCTGACCGTCGACGGCAAGCCCTATCAGGTCAAGGGACTGACCTGGGGCCCGTCCGTCGCCGACGCGGCACGCTATCTGCCCGACCTGAAGTCGATGGGTGTCAACACCATCCGGACCTGGGGCACCGACGGCTCCTCCAAGCCGCTGCTGGACGAGGCCGCGGCCAACGGCATCCGGGTCGTCAGCGGCTTCTGGCTCCAGCCGGGCGGGGGTCCCGGCAGCGGCGGCTGCGTCAACTACCTGACCGACGACGCGTACAAGGCGTCCTCGCTCACCGAGTTCGCCAAGTGGGTCGACACGTACAAGAACCACCCCGGCGTGCTCATGTGGAACGTCGGCAACGAGTCGGTCCTCGGTCTCCAGAACTGCTACAGCGGTGACGAACTGGAGAAGCAGCGCAACGCCTACACCACCTTCGTCAACGACGTGGCGAAGAAGATCCACACGATCGACCCCAACCACCCGGTGACCTCGACCGACGCCTGGACGGGAGCCTGGCCGTACTACAAGCGCAACGCCCCCGACCTGGACCTGTACTCGGTCAACTCCTACGGCGACATCTGCGGAGTGCGGGGCGCGTGGGAGTCCGGCGGCTACACCAAGCCCTACATCATCACCGAGGGCGGACCGGCCGGTGAGTGGGAGGTCCCCGACGACGCCAACGGCGTCCCGGACGAGCCCACCGACGTGCAGAAGGCCGAGGGCTACACCAAGGCCTGGAACTGCATCACCGCCCACCAGGGCGTCGCCCTGGGCGCCACGCTCTTCCACTACGGAACGGAGCACGACTTCGGCGGCGTCTGGTTCAACGTGGTGCCCGACGGCAAGAAGCGGCTCTCCTACTACGCGCTGAAGAAGGCGTACAAGGGCTCCACGGCCGGGGACAACACCCCGCCCGTCATCAGCAACATGAAGGTCCAGAACGCCAACGGCGCACCCGCCGGCAAGGAGTTCACCGTCGGCGCCGACATCCGCGACCCGGACAACGACGCGCTGACGTACAAGATCTATCTGAGCGGCAACTACGCCACCGGAGACAAGGCCCTGGTCGAGGCCGACTGGCGGTCCACGGGCAACGGCACCTTCGCGGTGAAGGCGCCGGAGCGGCTCGGGGTCTGGAAGGTCTACATCCAGGCCGAGGACGGACACGGCAACGCCGGCATCGAGACCAAGTCGGTGAAGGTCGTGGTGCCGCCGGTCACCGGCACCAATGTGGCGCTCGGCCGCCCGGCCACCGCCACCTCGGCCCAGGCCGGCAGCACCGGCTGCCCCTGCACCCCCGCGATGGCGGTCGACGGCAGGACCGACACCCGCTGGGCCAGCGACTGGAGCGACCCCCAGTCGATCCAGGTCGACCTCGGTGAGCGCAAGTCCTTCCGCCACCTCCAGCTGGTGTGGGACCCGGCCTACGCCAAGTCGTACGAGGTACTGGTCTCGGACGACGGCAGCAACTGGCGCTCGGTGTACTCCACCACCAGCGGGAACGGCGATGCCGACGATCTCGACATCGCCCAGACGGCCCGCTACGTGAAGCTCAGCCTCACGCAGCGGGGCACGGCCTGGGGCTACTCGCTCTGGGAGTTCGGCATCTACAGCTGA
- a CDS encoding DUF664 domain-containing protein, with amino-acid sequence MNVADILVDGYTRVRETVHAAVEGLEPDDLHARLDTGANSIAWLVWHLTRVQDDHIADAAGIEQVWSAQDWSARFDLPFAEGATGYGQSSKQVGEVKVDSAELLIGYHDAVHLQTISFVQGLDGKALDRVVDEAWSPPVTLGVRLISVLSDDLQHAGQAAFVRGSLERR; translated from the coding sequence ATGAACGTCGCAGATATTCTGGTGGATGGATACACCCGCGTCCGCGAGACGGTGCACGCGGCCGTCGAGGGCCTCGAACCCGACGACCTCCACGCCCGCCTAGACACGGGGGCGAACTCGATCGCCTGGCTCGTCTGGCACCTGACCAGGGTCCAGGACGACCACATCGCGGACGCGGCCGGCATCGAACAGGTCTGGTCGGCCCAGGACTGGTCCGCCCGCTTCGATCTGCCCTTCGCCGAGGGGGCCACCGGCTACGGGCAGAGCAGCAAGCAGGTCGGGGAGGTGAAGGTGGACTCGGCGGAGCTGCTGATCGGCTACCACGACGCGGTGCACCTCCAGACCATCAGCTTCGTCCAGGGCCTCGACGGCAAGGCGCTGGACCGCGTCGTGGACGAGGCCTGGTCGCCGCCGGTCACCCTGGGCGTACGGCTGATCAGCGTGCTGTCGGACGATCTCCAGCACGCCGGGCAGGCAGCCTTCGTGCGGGGCTCGCTGGAGCGCCGGTAG
- a CDS encoding AraC family transcriptional regulator, producing the protein MAARPDITAWCPPVEGIEEVFHAHFIDHSYPMHTHDAWTLLIVDEGMVRYDLDHHEHGVLSHVVTLLPPHIPHNGGAATAEGFRKRVLYLNTAQVDERLIGMAVDSPVLHDPALRRRIARLHTTLSRPGDELEAASRLALVAERLDQHLRNRLEPVRYVHDHRVAHRLRDLLDERFVAGITLQEAAQRLHAHHTHLVRAFSREFGMAPHQYVTGRRVDLARRLLLQGLPGPEVATSAGFYDQSHLARHFKRVVGTSPGHYARTRGPLAPAAGREATGAPASPARRLPARRAGDRPTAR; encoded by the coding sequence ATGGCTGCTCGTCCGGACATCACCGCGTGGTGTCCGCCCGTGGAGGGGATCGAAGAGGTCTTCCACGCCCACTTCATCGATCACTCCTACCCCATGCACACGCATGACGCCTGGACCCTGCTCATCGTGGACGAGGGCATGGTCCGGTACGACCTGGACCACCACGAGCACGGCGTGCTCAGCCATGTGGTGACGCTGCTGCCGCCGCACATTCCGCACAACGGCGGCGCCGCGACCGCGGAGGGCTTCCGCAAACGCGTCCTGTACCTCAACACCGCGCAGGTCGACGAGCGGCTGATCGGCATGGCCGTGGACAGCCCCGTGCTGCACGATCCGGCGCTGCGGCGCCGGATCGCCCGGCTCCACACGACGCTCTCCCGGCCGGGTGACGAACTGGAGGCGGCGAGCCGGCTCGCCCTGGTCGCCGAGCGGCTCGACCAGCATCTGCGCAACCGGCTGGAGCCCGTCCGGTACGTGCACGACCACAGGGTCGCCCACCGGCTGCGCGACCTCCTCGACGAACGGTTCGTGGCGGGCATCACGCTCCAGGAGGCTGCGCAGCGCCTGCACGCCCACCACACGCATCTGGTGCGGGCCTTCAGCCGGGAGTTCGGGATGGCGCCGCACCAGTACGTGACCGGGCGCCGGGTCGATCTCGCGCGCCGGCTCCTCCTCCAGGGACTGCCGGGGCCCGAGGTGGCGACGTCCGCCGGTTTCTACGACCAGTCCCATCTGGCCCGCCATTTCAAGCGCGTCGTGGGCACCAGCCCGGGGCACTACGCCCGCACCCGCGGACCGCTCGCCCCGGCCGCCGGCCGAGAGGCTACCGGCGCTCCAGCGAGCCCCGCACGAAGGCTGCCTGCCCGGCGTGCTGGAGATCGTCCGACAGCACGCTGA
- a CDS encoding DUF2000 domain-containing protein, producing the protein MTHETAPVRFDTKIAVLLRDDLLTWQRLNVTAFLVSGLGTAVPELVGEPYADADDTPYLPMFRQPVLVLEGGKEVLTAAHTRAISRGVPLSVFTSDLFSTGNDRDNRAAVRAVRRDGMDLVGLAVHGPRNAVDKILKGASMHS; encoded by the coding sequence ATGACACACGAAACCGCCCCCGTCCGCTTCGACACCAAGATCGCCGTACTGCTCCGGGACGACCTGCTGACCTGGCAGCGGCTGAACGTCACGGCCTTCCTGGTCAGCGGGCTCGGCACGGCGGTGCCCGAACTCGTCGGTGAACCGTACGCCGACGCCGACGACACCCCCTACCTGCCGATGTTCCGCCAGCCGGTCCTGGTCCTCGAAGGCGGGAAGGAGGTGCTGACCGCGGCCCACACCCGCGCGATCAGCCGGGGTGTGCCGCTCTCGGTCTTCACGTCCGACCTCTTCTCGACGGGCAACGACCGGGACAACAGGGCCGCCGTCCGGGCCGTGCGGCGGGACGGGATGGACCTGGTCGGGCTGGCCGTGCACGGTCCCCGCAACGCCGTGGACAAGATCCTCAAGGGCGCGTCCATGCACTCCTGA
- a CDS encoding polyprenyl synthetase family protein, producing the protein MTPPVTQQTTAPEILARCRALVRPGLERAVRQLHPWHAEITAFSLGWDGPGGRAVPGAQGKGIRQALAVLAAEAVGAHARSAVRGAVAAELIHTFSLLHDDIMDGDETRRQRATAWKAYGTGPAVLAGDALFALAVQTLADTPGAHCVQAVRLLSGTLNDLVRGQADDLLFESRPWTGPDAVRPHEYRLMAEHKTGSLLGCAAGLGAVLGGAGRTATDALTSAGRHLGVAFQAMDDVLGIWGDPEVTGKPVHSDLRRQKKTYPVLTALAAGDRAALELGALLRTGEPLDDAAARRAADLVEKAGGRAATVAEAHRHLDSARACLESVALEPEAAGELLALFPFVVERTV; encoded by the coding sequence ATGACACCGCCGGTGACCCAGCAGACCACGGCGCCGGAGATACTCGCCCGCTGCCGCGCTCTCGTCCGGCCCGGTCTGGAGCGGGCCGTGCGGCAGCTGCATCCGTGGCACGCCGAGATCACCGCGTTCTCGCTCGGCTGGGACGGGCCCGGTGGGCGGGCCGTCCCCGGGGCGCAGGGCAAGGGGATCCGGCAGGCCCTCGCCGTGCTCGCTGCGGAGGCTGTCGGCGCGCACGCGCGGAGCGCGGTACGGGGCGCCGTCGCGGCCGAGCTGATCCACACCTTCTCGCTGCTCCACGACGACATCATGGACGGCGACGAGACCCGCAGGCAGCGCGCCACCGCCTGGAAGGCCTACGGCACCGGGCCCGCCGTCCTGGCCGGCGACGCGCTCTTCGCGCTGGCCGTGCAGACCCTGGCGGACACCCCCGGCGCGCACTGCGTGCAGGCGGTGCGGCTGCTGTCCGGGACGCTGAACGACCTGGTCCGCGGCCAGGCCGACGATCTGCTCTTCGAATCCCGGCCCTGGACCGGGCCCGATGCCGTGCGGCCGCACGAGTACCGGCTGATGGCCGAGCACAAGACGGGCTCGCTGCTCGGCTGCGCCGCCGGTCTGGGCGCCGTGCTCGGCGGGGCCGGACGGACGGCTACTGACGCCCTCACCTCGGCGGGACGCCATCTCGGGGTCGCCTTCCAGGCCATGGACGACGTCCTCGGCATCTGGGGCGATCCGGAGGTCACGGGCAAGCCGGTGCACAGCGATCTGCGCCGGCAGAAGAAGACGTACCCCGTCCTCACCGCCCTCGCGGCGGGCGACCGGGCGGCGCTCGAACTGGGCGCGCTGCTGCGTACCGGCGAGCCGCTCGACGACGCGGCGGCCCGGCGCGCGGCCGATCTGGTGGAGAAGGCCGGCGGGCGGGCGGCCACCGTGGCCGAGGCCCATCGGCACCTGGACAGCGCCCGCGCCTGCCTGGAGAGCGTCGCGTTGGAGCCGGAGGCGGCCGGGGAACTCCTCGCGCTGTTCCCCTTCGTCGTCGAACGCACCGTGTGA
- a CDS encoding tetratricopeptide repeat protein: MHSKALAPEYQGALTKMSVNASLTDVLAEGERHLKAAELAGSQQEVARTGLAVAEAHRRLGHVQDADRAWKASYRAARSAEDTGAMAWALWSGGTLARQRGALRLAFRLLGLAADLGKKGGDVVARGYSLAGLAETGRIQGDYRTVAALHEQLLAEARARGEARHTVWALEGIAQIHRNTGSFDTALEMFEEAAQLAGNADDRRGRAWALRGMADIISVRDNDPERALALLSEAELTCREMNLSSALAYNHKMRANVLYRAGRYEEARQVYEEALGEFRAMTEPRGEALARLGLVKSRARLGRDRAQTAAELDGLRVTLDRIGLLNARDMVDKAYTELGVTPAGDTVAGEAGRR, encoded by the coding sequence ATGCACAGCAAAGCACTGGCGCCCGAGTACCAGGGCGCCCTCACCAAGATGTCCGTGAACGCCTCCCTCACCGACGTACTGGCCGAGGGAGAACGCCACTTGAAGGCGGCCGAACTCGCCGGCTCCCAGCAGGAGGTGGCCCGCACCGGCCTCGCGGTGGCCGAGGCGCACCGCAGGCTGGGCCATGTGCAGGACGCCGACCGCGCCTGGAAGGCCAGTTACCGCGCTGCCCGGTCGGCCGAGGACACCGGGGCGATGGCCTGGGCGCTGTGGAGCGGCGGCACCCTCGCCCGCCAGCGGGGCGCACTGCGACTCGCCTTCCGGCTGCTGGGCCTGGCGGCAGACCTCGGCAAGAAGGGCGGCGATGTGGTCGCCCGGGGCTACTCGCTCGCCGGGCTCGCGGAGACCGGCCGCATCCAGGGCGACTACCGGACCGTCGCGGCGCTGCACGAGCAGCTCCTCGCGGAGGCGCGGGCCCGGGGCGAGGCGCGGCACACCGTCTGGGCCCTGGAGGGTATCGCGCAGATCCACCGCAACACCGGCTCGTTCGACACCGCCCTGGAGATGTTCGAGGAGGCGGCGCAGCTGGCCGGGAACGCCGACGACCGGCGCGGCCGGGCCTGGGCCCTGCGCGGAATGGCCGACATAATCTCCGTACGGGACAACGACCCGGAGCGCGCGCTCGCCCTGCTGTCAGAGGCCGAACTGACCTGCCGCGAAATGAACTTGTCCAGCGCCCTCGCCTACAACCACAAGATGCGCGCCAACGTGCTCTACCGCGCCGGGCGGTACGAGGAGGCCCGGCAGGTCTACGAGGAGGCGCTGGGGGAATTCCGGGCGATGACCGAACCCCGGGGCGAGGCGCTGGCCCGCCTAGGTCTGGTCAAGTCGCGCGCCCGGCTGGGCCGGGACCGCGCGCAGACCGCCGCGGAACTGGACGGGCTGCGGGTCACGCTGGACCGGATCGGGCTGCTCAACGCCCGTGACATGGTCGACAAGGCCTACACGGAACTCGGCGTGACACCGGCCGGTGACACGGTGGCCGGGGAAGCCGGCCGCCGATGA